From Candidatus Eremiobacterota bacterium, a single genomic window includes:
- a CDS encoding aspartyl/asparaginyl beta-hydroxylase domain-containing protein — protein MKRWMDELAAELGGAGLDRIEEMLRIRAGLTVASKAPYQHPYALHVPGLAALPWHDQSEFPWAGVVARSAAAIRSELGDLLREGVEQPYIEPFDAPLHGLDGTAAETAADRFGTATATARDWTALFLYRHGMWIDANARWLPSARRMIELTPYAPGEGLCSVLEPHGRIRLHSGGCNAVLTCHLPLVVPDGCALSVGLEARAWVENRLVVFDDTFLHKAWNDSEQRRVCLIWEVWHRDLTAIEIRALSVLYPRLMF, from the coding sequence GTGAAGCGATGGATGGACGAGCTCGCCGCCGAGCTCGGTGGTGCGGGGCTGGATCGGATCGAGGAGATGCTGCGCATCCGAGCCGGACTCACCGTCGCCAGCAAGGCTCCGTATCAGCACCCGTACGCGCTGCACGTTCCCGGGCTCGCCGCCCTGCCCTGGCACGATCAGTCCGAGTTCCCGTGGGCCGGCGTCGTCGCCCGATCGGCGGCCGCGATACGGAGCGAGCTCGGCGATCTGCTGCGTGAAGGCGTCGAACAACCGTACATCGAGCCGTTCGACGCCCCGCTTCACGGTCTCGACGGCACCGCAGCCGAAACCGCGGCGGACCGATTCGGCACGGCGACCGCGACGGCGAGAGATTGGACTGCCTTGTTCTTGTATCGTCACGGAATGTGGATCGACGCGAATGCCCGCTGGTTGCCGAGTGCTCGCCGGATGATCGAGCTGACCCCGTACGCGCCGGGTGAGGGGCTCTGTTCGGTGCTTGAGCCGCACGGCCGGATCCGGCTTCACTCGGGCGGCTGCAACGCCGTGTTGACGTGTCATCTTCCGCTCGTCGTGCCCGACGGATGCGCGCTCAGCGTCGGCCTCGAAGCACGGGCCTGGGTCGAGAACCGGCTGGTCGTCTTCGACGACACCTTCTTGCACAAGGCGTGGAACGACTCCGAGCAGCGGCGCGTGTGCTTGATATGGGAGGTCTGGCACCGCGACCTCACCGCGATCGAGATTCGCGCGCTCTCGGTGCTGTATCCGCGGCTGATGTTCTAG
- a CDS encoding metallophosphatase domain-containing protein: MRCIALSDTHNSAEGVAIPDGDVLLHAGDLTMKGTAPELERAVRWLASLRGRFRAIVAIPGNHDFGIEDYPDGARTLFADHGVTLLIDEPFALGGVTFYGSPWQPWFFDWAYNFPRDDRGAIAKRTWAKIPAGTDIVITHGPPHGVLDRTERGDHAGCPHLLRELRGRVRPKVHLFGHIHEGYGEHREDETLYLNASTCDFHYAATQPPIAFDVGCAE, encoded by the coding sequence TCTCCGACACCCACAACAGCGCCGAGGGGGTTGCCATTCCCGACGGCGATGTTCTGTTGCACGCCGGCGACTTGACGATGAAGGGGACAGCTCCCGAATTGGAACGTGCGGTGCGCTGGTTGGCTTCGCTGCGCGGCCGGTTCCGAGCAATCGTTGCGATCCCCGGCAACCACGACTTCGGGATCGAAGATTATCCCGACGGAGCGCGCACGCTGTTCGCCGACCACGGCGTCACGCTGCTGATCGACGAGCCGTTCGCATTGGGCGGCGTGACGTTCTACGGCTCGCCGTGGCAGCCGTGGTTCTTCGACTGGGCGTACAACTTTCCGCGCGACGACCGCGGTGCGATCGCGAAGCGAACGTGGGCTAAAATTCCGGCCGGAACCGACATCGTCATCACGCACGGCCCGCCCCACGGCGTCCTCGACCGGACGGAACGCGGCGACCACGCCGGCTGTCCGCACCTGCTCCGCGAGCTGCGCGGACGCGTCCGCCCGAAGGTGCACCTCTTCGGCCACATCCACGAAGGCTACGGCGAGCACCGTGAGGACGAAACGCTGTACCTAAACGCATCGACCTGCGACTTTCACTACGCCGCGACGCAGCCGCCGATCGCGTTCGACGTCGGCTGCGCGGAATGA
- a CDS encoding ABC-F family ATP-binding cassette domain-containing protein — protein sequence MSISAKNVSIAYGYKVVLDHVDTSLNRGERIALIGENGAGKSTLLRIIAGLEAPDEGVVHRTPRDEIGYLPQTLAALETETIGDVIALALAGLRHLEDRMRELERAMASSSDPRVLEEYGEVAAHFELRGGYQLGYRIPEVLAGLGVGYLTEDRRVSELSGGEKARVRLASLLIAAPDTLLLDEPTNDLDDRAMQWLEGFLSSYAGGVLFVTHDRDFIDTIATKIVELDEHRHTLIAYEGNYERYLDEKRAARERAQQAYEAQQDEIRQLREYSAATARVVGHGRPAPDRDKSAHNFRGSGVERAVSRNVRNARAKLERIDANRLSPPPEPLRFRGRFATGEQFVGSAAILAEGVVVRYGEEVVLDHVSCRLEIDDRVCAVGQNGAGKSTLLRVLAGLQAPDAGTVTHSKMLRIGYLPQEPRLPLPSRKVLDNVAHRLRDVESVSLEEVAGSLVRWGLLEREDLHKRVTELSVGQQRKVEIGILIALQPNALILDEPTNHLSFDVIESLQQALTQFAGPVLIATHDRRLLREFPRKLWTIASGRSVESIRR from the coding sequence GTGTCGATCAGCGCAAAGAACGTCTCCATCGCGTACGGCTACAAGGTCGTGCTCGATCACGTCGATACGAGCCTGAACCGGGGTGAGCGGATCGCGCTGATCGGCGAGAACGGGGCGGGAAAGTCGACGCTCCTGCGGATAATAGCAGGGCTTGAAGCGCCCGACGAGGGGGTGGTCCACCGCACCCCGCGGGACGAGATCGGCTATCTCCCGCAGACGCTGGCAGCGCTCGAAACCGAGACGATCGGGGACGTCATCGCGCTCGCCCTCGCGGGGCTGCGCCACTTGGAAGACCGTATGCGCGAGCTCGAGCGCGCGATGGCGTCGTCGTCCGATCCGCGTGTCCTCGAAGAGTACGGCGAGGTCGCCGCGCATTTCGAATTGCGCGGCGGCTATCAGCTCGGCTATCGGATACCGGAGGTGCTCGCCGGGCTCGGCGTCGGCTACCTCACCGAAGACCGCCGCGTGAGCGAGTTGTCCGGAGGAGAAAAGGCGCGCGTCAGGCTGGCGTCGCTCTTGATCGCCGCACCCGACACTCTGCTGCTCGACGAACCGACGAACGACCTCGACGACCGCGCGATGCAGTGGCTCGAGGGCTTCCTGAGCTCCTACGCCGGCGGCGTGCTCTTCGTGACGCACGACCGCGACTTCATCGATACGATCGCGACCAAGATCGTCGAGCTCGACGAACACCGGCACACCTTGATCGCGTACGAAGGCAACTACGAGCGGTACCTGGACGAGAAGCGCGCCGCGCGCGAGCGCGCGCAGCAAGCATATGAAGCGCAGCAGGACGAGATCCGCCAACTGCGCGAGTACTCCGCCGCCACCGCGCGAGTCGTCGGCCACGGGCGCCCGGCACCGGACCGCGACAAGTCCGCCCACAACTTTCGCGGGTCGGGCGTGGAGCGCGCCGTGAGCCGGAACGTTCGCAACGCGCGAGCGAAGCTCGAGCGGATCGACGCGAACCGGCTCTCGCCGCCGCCGGAGCCACTGCGATTCCGCGGCCGCTTCGCGACCGGCGAGCAGTTCGTCGGGTCGGCGGCGATTCTGGCGGAGGGCGTCGTCGTGCGATACGGCGAGGAGGTCGTTCTCGATCACGTGAGCTGCCGGCTGGAGATCGACGATCGCGTCTGCGCGGTGGGGCAGAACGGCGCCGGCAAATCGACGTTGCTGCGCGTGCTGGCCGGGCTGCAGGCACCGGATGCCGGGACGGTGACGCATTCGAAGATGCTGCGCATCGGCTACCTGCCTCAGGAACCACGGCTTCCGCTCCCCTCACGCAAGGTGTTGGACAACGTCGCGCACCGGCTGCGCGATGTCGAGTCGGTGTCGTTGGAAGAGGTCGCCGGATCGCTCGTTCGGTGGGGGCTGCTCGAACGCGAGGATCTGCACAAGAGGGTGACCGAACTTTCGGTCGGCCAGCAGCGCAAGGTCGAAATCGGAATTCTCATCGCGCTGCAGCCGAACGCGCTGATCCTCGACGAGCCGACGAATCACTTGTCCTTCGACGTCATCGAGTCGCTTCAGCAAGCGTTGACGCAGTTCGCCGGCCCGGTCTTGATCGCGACGCACGACCGGCGGCTGCTGCGCGAGTTTCCGCGAAAGCTTTGGACGATCGCGTCCGGTCGGTCGGTCGAATCGATCCGGCGCTAA